One segment of Cohaesibacter intestini DNA contains the following:
- the cpaB gene encoding Flp pilus assembly protein CpaB, with translation MKVARIAVVVVAVLAGLIAMMLARSMGDKQPEGPVEQEVAAPVLDVVEVLTAAKTVSLGSSFTADMFVWRKWPADSTSPGYILRDDRPEADSELVGAVARGSFLQGEPINEGKIAIAGKGFMSSILPKGFRAVATRISPETSAGGFILPKDRVDVILTEEGDKRVTSETILTNIQVLAIDQTIEDQDGTKVVVGETATLELSPSQSEILVSAQQQGALSLALRSLEDAGGDERREEAQSGTITLVRSGQLSKRTVKQ, from the coding sequence ATGAAAGTTGCGCGTATAGCTGTTGTTGTTGTTGCTGTGCTTGCTGGCCTGATTGCCATGATGCTTGCCCGCTCCATGGGTGACAAGCAGCCGGAAGGACCGGTTGAGCAGGAGGTTGCAGCGCCGGTACTGGACGTGGTGGAAGTCCTCACTGCAGCTAAAACCGTATCGCTGGGCTCCAGTTTCACCGCTGACATGTTCGTTTGGCGCAAATGGCCAGCCGACAGCACCAGCCCGGGCTATATTCTGCGTGACGATCGCCCAGAGGCAGACAGCGAACTGGTCGGTGCGGTGGCGCGCGGCTCCTTCCTGCAAGGAGAGCCGATCAATGAAGGCAAGATCGCCATCGCCGGCAAGGGTTTCATGTCATCGATCCTGCCCAAGGGCTTCCGTGCGGTGGCAACCCGCATTTCTCCGGAAACCAGTGCTGGCGGTTTTATCCTGCCCAAGGATCGCGTTGACGTCATCCTGACCGAAGAAGGCGACAAGCGGGTCACCTCCGAGACGATCCTTACCAATATTCAGGTTCTGGCGATCGACCAGACCATCGAAGATCAGGACGGCACCAAGGTGGTGGTTGGTGAGACAGCAACGCTGGAACTTTCTCCAAGCCAGAGTGAAATTCTGGTTTCCGCCCAGCAGCAGGGTGCATTGTCCCTCGCCCTCAGGTCCCTTGAGGATGCTGGTGGCGATGAACGCCGCGAGGAGGCGCAGAGCGGCACGATCACCCTTGTGCGTTCAGGACAGTTGAGCAAGAGGACGGTAAAGCAATGA
- a CDS encoding TadE/TadG family type IV pilus assembly protein → MTFFAKIRSCFQSFRRDESGTSAVEFAIVVPILLAVVIPISWEALNAVLVKNKANQAATLLADLTTQGTNLSEDKFNILKNEIIKEFLYPYDNLTYRVRLIGVKVDANKKIIKVKDMDHGTAELDPYALPAGLVVPNSFYVMAAAEIDFEARIGNSIFGGMTFKDKAIMVPRLTAEIAAK, encoded by the coding sequence ATGACATTTTTCGCGAAAATTCGATCCTGCTTCCAGTCATTCCGGCGCGATGAGAGCGGAACGTCAGCGGTTGAGTTTGCCATCGTCGTGCCCATTTTGCTGGCGGTCGTCATTCCGATTTCGTGGGAAGCGTTGAATGCGGTTCTGGTGAAAAACAAGGCCAATCAGGCCGCCACGCTGCTTGCTGACCTGACCACGCAAGGCACCAACTTGTCAGAGGACAAGTTCAATATTCTCAAAAATGAGATCATCAAGGAATTTCTCTATCCCTATGACAACCTGACCTACCGGGTGCGGCTGATCGGGGTGAAAGTGGATGCCAACAAGAAGATCATCAAGGTCAAGGATATGGATCACGGCACTGCTGAGCTTGACCCCTATGCCCTGCCTGCGGGGTTGGTCGTGCCAAACTCCTTCTACGTCATGGCGGCAGCCGAGATCGATTTCGAAGCCAGAATTGGCAACAGCATCTTTGGCGGCATGACATTCAAGGACAAGGCGATCATGGTGCCGCGTCTGACAGCCGAGATTGCGGCAAAGTAA
- a CDS encoding AAA family ATPase, which translates to MSEQRAPESGFELDNDLAAFEQEFASAGVEELAEIRPLPRVSIHAFCDTPQILETVEAVAADRRMARVHLKAVMGGIRSATEFFSEAATPNLILLEANQSYDQLVDDLDKLAEVCDIGTKVVLIGHINDVQMYRDLVRRGVSEYIVAPVGQIELIKSLSDLFGSPEAEPLGKSVAFIGAKGGVGSSTLAHNVGWSISSKFQQDVIISDFDVAFGTTGLDFNEDPPQTIADAIKAADRLDDQFLERLLTKCSERLSLLTAPAVLDNTCDYDGEFFGHMMELLQNSAPYIVMDLPHVWTEWNRQLLLNADEIVITAAPDLANLRNVKNLLDLLGQERRGDRPPHLVINQTGMQKRPEIKAKEFATALELTNYVEIPFDAATFGMAANNGQMISELGSNAKTADIFDTIAGDITGRSDAPKASKSLLAPLLGKLKKSK; encoded by the coding sequence ATGAGCGAACAAAGAGCTCCTGAGTCTGGTTTTGAGCTGGACAATGACTTGGCTGCGTTCGAGCAGGAATTTGCCAGCGCGGGCGTTGAAGAACTGGCGGAAATTCGCCCGCTCCCCCGTGTGTCGATTCATGCTTTCTGCGACACGCCGCAAATTCTCGAGACGGTCGAGGCGGTTGCCGCCGACCGCCGGATGGCGCGTGTTCATCTGAAAGCGGTGATGGGTGGCATTCGCTCGGCGACGGAATTCTTCTCCGAGGCCGCCACGCCGAACCTCATCCTGCTTGAGGCCAATCAGAGTTATGATCAACTGGTCGACGATCTCGACAAGCTGGCGGAAGTCTGTGACATCGGCACCAAAGTGGTGCTGATCGGTCATATCAACGATGTGCAGATGTACCGCGATCTTGTTCGCCGTGGTGTGTCGGAATATATCGTGGCACCCGTCGGCCAGATCGAGCTGATCAAGTCCCTCAGCGACCTGTTCGGCAGCCCGGAAGCCGAACCGCTTGGCAAATCCGTTGCTTTCATTGGCGCCAAGGGTGGTGTCGGCTCTTCCACTCTCGCTCACAATGTCGGTTGGTCGATCTCCTCGAAATTCCAGCAGGACGTGATCATTTCCGACTTCGACGTCGCCTTCGGGACCACCGGGCTCGATTTTAACGAAGATCCACCCCAGACCATTGCCGACGCCATCAAGGCAGCTGACCGCCTCGATGACCAGTTTCTCGAACGTCTGCTGACCAAATGTTCCGAGCGCCTGAGCCTGCTGACGGCGCCCGCCGTGCTCGACAATACCTGCGATTATGACGGTGAGTTTTTCGGCCACATGATGGAGCTGCTGCAAAATAGCGCCCCCTATATCGTCATGGATCTGCCCCATGTCTGGACCGAATGGAACCGCCAGCTGCTGCTCAATGCCGACGAAATTGTCATCACGGCGGCACCGGATCTGGCCAACTTGCGCAATGTCAAAAATTTGCTCGACCTGCTCGGGCAGGAACGGCGCGGGGACAGGCCGCCTCATCTGGTGATCAACCAGACCGGCATGCAAAAGCGTCCGGAAATCAAGGCCAAGGAATTTGCCACGGCTCTTGAACTGACCAACTATGTCGAAATTCCATTCGATGCCGCTACCTTCGGTATGGCAGCAAATAATGGCCAGATGATCAGTGAACTGGGATCAAATGCAAAAACCGCAGACATTTTCGATACCATTGCTGGGGACATTACCGGTCGCTCTGATGCACCGAAAGCCAGCAAATCCTTGCTTGCCCCGCTGTTGGGCAAGTTGAAAAAGTCGAAGTAA
- a CDS encoding phosphate/phosphite/phosphonate ABC transporter substrate-binding protein produces MGNFRTSHGSTRQHWHLLAASWLVLLLVVCLPVTGFAQGAVETRALPALPMQTDPNLTGTADPDVTGQPDTTAAPNSASIVDLSQPMPDKGSGAENPVDLTDMPKPLRIGMVAERGVAYLQGRIEPFRRYLQQSLSQPVEVVGFRAMQALIAAHTSGQIDYAIYPASTFAMAHASCGCLMPLVAPFSTQAPDGIYMLLVVRGDSNIRTLADMTGRSMALSSKSGALPFYVALHELGLQGLNPERDLSALYRRETPQDALDMLEKGEVDAALVWSTTQFNQSLFTSEGAVAAYLAAKKTSRNPNPAQPDFLSIWRSRPIPAGPHAVHNQMPKQQRAELIRILKRMKQDDPDAYDAVERYYDAGFQSVTLESYAPLIAVATAR; encoded by the coding sequence ATGGGAAACTTTCGGACAAGCCACGGGTCAACACGCCAGCACTGGCATTTGTTGGCGGCCTCATGGCTGGTGTTGTTGCTTGTGGTCTGCCTGCCTGTGACCGGCTTTGCGCAAGGTGCCGTGGAAACACGCGCTTTGCCCGCACTACCCATGCAAACCGACCCGAATCTGACAGGCACGGCTGATCCCGATGTGACAGGCCAGCCCGATACAACAGCCGCGCCGAATAGTGCGTCCATTGTGGACTTGTCCCAGCCCATGCCGGACAAGGGGAGCGGAGCCGAAAATCCGGTTGATCTGACAGACATGCCAAAGCCGCTGCGGATCGGGATGGTGGCCGAGCGCGGTGTTGCCTATTTGCAGGGGCGCATCGAGCCATTTCGGCGCTATCTGCAACAAAGCCTCAGTCAGCCGGTCGAAGTGGTCGGTTTTCGGGCCATGCAGGCGCTGATTGCCGCGCACACATCCGGTCAAATCGACTATGCCATCTATCCGGCCAGCACCTTTGCCATGGCCCATGCCTCCTGCGGCTGCCTGATGCCTTTGGTTGCTCCCTTTTCGACACAGGCACCCGATGGCATCTATATGTTGCTGGTGGTGCGCGGGGATAGCAACATCCGAACGCTGGCGGACATGACTGGCCGCTCAATGGCCCTGTCGTCAAAGTCCGGCGCGCTGCCTTTCTATGTCGCCCTGCATGAACTCGGCTTGCAGGGGCTCAATCCCGAAAGGGATCTGTCAGCGCTCTATCGCCGCGAGACCCCGCAGGACGCCCTTGACATGCTGGAGAAAGGCGAGGTGGATGCCGCCCTTGTCTGGTCAACAACCCAGTTCAACCAATCGCTCTTTACCAGCGAAGGCGCGGTGGCTGCCTATCTGGCGGCCAAGAAGACCAGCCGCAACCCCAATCCCGCCCAACCGGATTTCCTCTCCATCTGGCGCTCAAGACCGATCCCTGCGGGCCCTCATGCGGTCCATAATCAAATGCCCAAGCAACAAAGGGCAGAGCTGATCAGGATATTGAAACGCATGAAGCAGGATGACCCGGATGCCTATGATGCGGTCGAGCGCTATTATGATGCAGGCTTTCAGTCCGTCACATTGGAAAGCTATGCGCCGCTGATTGCGGTCGCCACGGCGCGCTGA
- a CDS encoding type II and III secretion system protein family protein, which produces MSRHFSSEPANGSRTLSAAVEIWLWQAARLTALMLAVIGLVYFGLGSAPVSADSTVRLQSASAHGRHITVGLNKSIVIETPRDVRDVLVSSPTVADAVVRKARRVYIIGMKVGQANVVLFDGSGGQIASFEINVARDNTALAALLRRMIPGSNIQVEGVGEGVALSGAVRNPADSQKAMDLAATYVGDKKKVSNYISVQAREQVQLRVTVAEVERTALKQLGVNLQGSFTAGNVSGAGLTENPFSATLVNLSETVLGLRVGSASNYASGTLQAMERAGLIRTLAEPNLTAISGEKADFLAGGEFPIPVGVEDGRIGIEFKPFGVGLGFRPVVMSENRISLQIKTEVSEISSDTSVRLGSVTNSVNIPGLRVRRSSTTVELPSGGTMAMAGLLRDEIRQNIDGFPFLKDLPVLGQLFRSRDFKRSQTELVIFVTPYIVEPIAKSKASLPTKNVEPASDMNAIFLGQLTRRYDMSGGKGRRGVRYHGRFGYSYD; this is translated from the coding sequence ATGAGCAGACATTTCTCGAGCGAGCCCGCCAATGGCTCCAGGACCCTGTCGGCAGCCGTTGAAATCTGGTTGTGGCAGGCGGCCCGTCTCACAGCCCTGATGCTGGCCGTCATCGGCCTTGTCTATTTTGGCCTTGGCTCAGCGCCCGTCAGCGCAGACTCGACCGTACGGCTTCAGTCCGCCAGCGCCCATGGTCGTCACATCACGGTCGGCCTTAACAAATCGATTGTCATCGAGACCCCGCGCGATGTGCGCGATGTGCTGGTATCCAGCCCCACCGTTGCCGATGCCGTCGTCCGCAAGGCCCGACGCGTCTATATCATTGGCATGAAGGTTGGACAGGCCAATGTCGTCCTGTTTGACGGCAGTGGCGGCCAAATCGCCAGTTTCGAAATCAATGTGGCGCGGGACAATACCGCCCTTGCTGCCTTGCTGCGCCGGATGATTCCGGGATCCAACATTCAGGTGGAGGGTGTCGGTGAAGGCGTGGCCCTGTCCGGTGCCGTGCGCAACCCGGCCGACTCACAGAAAGCCATGGATCTGGCTGCCACCTATGTTGGTGACAAGAAAAAGGTCAGCAACTACATTTCCGTGCAGGCCCGCGAGCAGGTTCAATTGCGCGTAACCGTTGCCGAGGTCGAACGGACCGCGCTGAAACAGCTGGGCGTCAACCTTCAGGGTTCCTTCACCGCAGGCAATGTTTCCGGTGCTGGCCTGACCGAAAACCCCTTTTCTGCGACGCTGGTCAACCTGTCCGAGACGGTGCTTGGTCTACGCGTCGGCTCCGCTTCAAACTATGCGAGCGGTACTTTGCAGGCGATGGAACGCGCCGGCCTCATCCGTACGCTGGCTGAACCGAACCTGACCGCGATTTCGGGCGAAAAGGCCGACTTCCTGGCAGGTGGTGAATTCCCGATCCCCGTTGGGGTTGAAGATGGCCGGATTGGCATCGAGTTCAAGCCCTTCGGTGTCGGGCTCGGTTTCCGCCCGGTGGTGATGTCGGAGAACCGCATCAGTTTGCAGATCAAGACCGAAGTGTCGGAAATCTCCTCGGATACCTCTGTTCGTTTGGGCAGCGTGACCAACTCGGTCAACATTCCCGGCCTCAGGGTGCGGCGTTCCTCGACCACCGTCGAGCTGCCATCCGGGGGCACCATGGCCATGGCCGGTCTGTTGCGCGATGAAATTCGTCAGAATATTGATGGCTTCCCGTTCCTCAAGGATCTGCCAGTGCTTGGCCAGTTGTTCCGCTCGCGTGACTTCAAACGCAGCCAGACCGAACTGGTGATTTTTGTCACCCCATACATTGTCGAACCCATCGCCAAGTCGAAGGCTTCGCTGCCAACCAAGAATGTCGAGCCGGCATCCGACATGAATGCCATTTTCCTCGGTCAGCTCACCCGTCGCTACGATATGAGCGGTGGCAAGGGGCGCCGTGGGGTCCGGTATCACGGCCGCTTTGGCTACAGCTATGATTGA
- a CDS encoding Flp family type IVb pilin, whose translation MKLFARFMKDESGATAIEYALLAGLIGVGIVTAAGNLEGSITSLFGTIKGKLDAVK comes from the coding sequence ATGAAACTTTTTGCTCGCTTTATGAAAGACGAATCTGGTGCAACCGCTATTGAATACGCTCTGCTCGCTGGCCTGATTGGCGTTGGCATCGTGACCGCAGCCGGTAACCTCGAAGGGTCCATCACGTCCCTGTTCGGCACCATCAAAGGCAAACTGGACGCTGTGAAGTAA
- a CDS encoding retropepsin-like aspartic protease family protein: MARYLIMAILAIGIFTQIPMLASDWLKTNGYLESDAVEAKSTQVSPNGSQQSYQQSSVKRVGKTILKANKNGHFFTRAHINNKLIRVLVDTGATMIALSYEDARKLGLRPTKSDFTIPVNTANGRTYFASAKLRSVRVGRTEERNIKATIAPEGVLDITLLGMSYLKQLKRFEISNGKLVLEN, from the coding sequence ATGGCGCGCTATTTGATCATGGCGATTTTGGCGATCGGAATTTTCACCCAGATCCCCATGCTGGCCAGTGACTGGCTCAAGACCAATGGCTATCTGGAAAGCGACGCGGTCGAAGCCAAGAGCACGCAGGTCTCGCCGAACGGATCGCAACAGTCCTATCAGCAGAGCAGCGTCAAACGGGTCGGCAAGACCATCCTCAAGGCCAATAAAAACGGCCATTTCTTCACCCGTGCCCACATCAACAACAAATTGATCCGGGTGCTGGTCGATACCGGTGCAACCATGATCGCGCTGAGCTATGAGGATGCCCGCAAGCTTGGCCTTCGGCCGACAAAGTCGGACTTCACCATCCCGGTCAACACGGCCAATGGCCGGACCTATTTCGCCAGTGCCAAGCTGCGGTCCGTCCGCGTTGGTCGAACCGAAGAGCGCAACATCAAGGCAACCATCGCACCCGAGGGTGTTTTGGATATCACGTTGCTCGGCATGAGCTATCTGAAACAGCTCAAACGGTTTGAAATCAGCAACGGCAAGCTCGTCCTCGAAAATTGA
- a CDS encoding CpaF family protein codes for MFGKRGTDSARKAPVAPKPSPAKPEAKKQDDSAYKQAVEVNYQRIEESSQAGRSEQYFDIKTSVFGALIDTIDLAQMARLDAETAREEIRDIVSEIIALKNIVLSIAEQEDLLDDICNDVLGYGPLEPLLARDDIADIMVNGAEKTYIETSGKVYLTNVRFRDNGQLMNICQRIVSQVGRRVDESSPICDARLPDGSRVNVIAPPLAIDGPSLTIRKFKKDKLTLDQLVKFGSISPEGASILKIIGKVRCNVVISGGTGSGKTTLLNCMTNYIEVDERVITCEDAAELQLQQPHVVRLETRPPNLEGEGQITMTDLVKNCLRMRPERIIVGEVRGFEAFDLLQAMNTGHDGSMGTLHANSPREALSRLEAMITMGGYDLPTRTIREMIVGSIDVIIQASRLRDGSRRITHITEVTGMEGDVITTQDLFLYEIQGEDANGKIIGKHKSTGIGRPAFWERARYYNEEANLAAALDAASDSDGY; via the coding sequence ATGTTCGGAAAACGTGGAACAGATAGTGCGCGGAAAGCCCCGGTGGCACCCAAGCCTTCTCCTGCCAAGCCAGAGGCCAAGAAGCAGGACGACAGCGCTTACAAGCAAGCGGTCGAAGTGAATTATCAGCGGATTGAAGAATCCTCTCAGGCAGGCCGTTCCGAACAGTATTTTGACATCAAGACCTCCGTCTTCGGGGCCCTGATCGATACCATTGATCTGGCCCAGATGGCGCGCTTGGACGCAGAGACGGCGCGCGAGGAAATTCGCGATATCGTGTCCGAGATCATCGCGCTGAAAAACATCGTCCTGTCGATTGCCGAGCAGGAAGACCTGCTTGATGATATCTGCAACGACGTGCTTGGCTATGGTCCGCTGGAGCCGCTATTGGCCCGCGACGACATCGCCGATATCATGGTCAATGGGGCCGAGAAAACCTACATCGAAACTTCGGGCAAGGTGTATTTGACCAATGTCCGCTTTCGTGACAATGGTCAGCTGATGAATATCTGTCAGCGGATCGTGTCGCAGGTTGGTCGTCGCGTCGATGAATCAAGCCCGATCTGTGACGCCCGCCTGCCCGATGGATCCCGTGTCAACGTCATCGCGCCACCTTTGGCCATTGACGGTCCGTCCCTGACCATTCGTAAGTTCAAGAAAGACAAACTGACCCTTGATCAGCTGGTCAAGTTCGGTTCGATTTCGCCAGAAGGGGCCAGCATCCTCAAGATCATCGGCAAGGTCCGCTGTAATGTGGTCATTTCGGGTGGTACCGGTTCAGGCAAGACCACGTTGCTCAATTGCATGACCAACTATATTGAGGTCGACGAACGCGTCATCACCTGTGAAGACGCCGCCGAGTTGCAATTGCAGCAGCCCCATGTGGTGCGTCTGGAAACCCGCCCGCCGAATCTGGAAGGCGAGGGACAGATCACCATGACCGACCTCGTCAAAAACTGCCTGCGTATGCGTCCTGAGCGTATCATCGTCGGTGAGGTGCGTGGCTTTGAAGCCTTTGACCTTTTGCAGGCAATGAACACTGGCCATGACGGCTCAATGGGCACCTTGCACGCCAACTCGCCGCGTGAAGCCTTGTCGCGTCTGGAAGCCATGATCACCATGGGCGGCTATGACCTGCCCACCCGGACCATCCGCGAAATGATCGTCGGCTCGATTGATGTCATCATTCAGGCCTCGCGCCTGCGTGACGGCTCGCGCCGCATCACCCACATCACCGAAGTCACGGGTATGGAAGGGGATGTGATCACGACGCAGGATCTGTTCCTTTATGAGATCCAGGGTGAGGACGCCAACGGCAAGATTATTGGCAAGCACAAATCCACCGGCATCGGTCGTCCTGCTTTCTGGGAGCGGGCCCGATATTATAACGAAGAAGCCAATCTGGCTGCCGCTCTCGATGCGGCCTCAGATAGCGATGGCTATTGA
- a CDS encoding pilus assembly protein N-terminal domain-containing protein: MKFASALFALLLAGGSLAPSLSLAQSYPVIDVKVDRAKVMRVSRPAAMIIIGNPAIADATIKDSQTLIITGKQYGSTNLIVLDAEGEPIADELLNVSAANENSVTVYKGVTRQTLNCAPDCSPVYRMGDEEKHSVALAQQIETYKRMSKGEQIEIDGNE; this comes from the coding sequence ATGAAATTTGCGTCCGCACTCTTTGCTCTGCTTCTGGCTGGCGGCTCGTTGGCCCCTTCCCTCAGCCTTGCGCAATCCTATCCGGTGATCGACGTGAAGGTGGATCGTGCCAAGGTGATGCGTGTTTCTCGGCCCGCTGCGATGATCATTATCGGCAACCCGGCCATTGCGGATGCGACGATCAAGGATAGCCAAACCCTGATTATCACCGGCAAGCAATATGGCTCGACCAACCTGATTGTTCTGGATGCTGAAGGGGAGCCGATTGCCGATGAGTTGCTTAATGTGTCTGCGGCCAACGAGAACAGCGTAACGGTGTATAAGGGTGTGACACGGCAAACTCTCAATTGCGCACCGGACTGTTCACCTGTCTATCGCATGGGTGACGAGGAAAAACACTCCGTGGCACTGGCCCAGCAGATCGAGACCTACAAGCGGATGTCAAAGGGCGAGCAAATCGAGATCGATGGCAACGAATAA
- a CDS encoding A24 family peptidase — translation MIDTIFAWALLLFAPLVFAYAGSSDIFNMRISNRVALIFMVPFPLFAYGIGMGWTEAFTHLGVAVVTLVICFGLWMVKAIGGGDAKFAAVASLWLGPELALLFFALTSVYGALMGIFFLYFRSQMLPKFLIRTNWVYRLHSIKRIPYGVAFAIAGLQIYAGSDWMQTGIRLAIS, via the coding sequence ATGATCGACACCATCTTTGCCTGGGCCTTGCTTTTGTTTGCGCCGCTGGTTTTTGCCTATGCTGGCAGCTCGGACATCTTCAATATGCGCATTTCCAACCGGGTGGCCCTCATCTTCATGGTGCCATTTCCGCTTTTTGCCTATGGCATCGGTATGGGCTGGACCGAGGCCTTTACCCATCTTGGTGTGGCCGTGGTGACATTGGTCATCTGTTTCGGCCTCTGGATGGTCAAGGCGATTGGCGGTGGTGATGCGAAGTTCGCAGCCGTGGCCTCCCTGTGGCTCGGGCCTGAACTGGCATTGCTGTTCTTTGCATTGACGTCCGTCTATGGCGCCTTGATGGGGATTTTCTTTCTCTATTTTCGGTCCCAGATGCTTCCCAAATTCCTCATCCGGACGAACTGGGTCTATCGCCTGCACAGCATCAAACGCATTCCTTATGGCGTCGCCTTTGCCATTGCAGGCCTGCAGATCTATGCGGGATCGGACTGGATGCAGACCGGCATTCGTCTGGCGATATCCTGA
- a CDS encoding CpaD family pilus assembly protein, whose product MSDTQPHALSSGRLLKAAAIAACALTLVACDSKREITGSVSDDYRLRHPITLQQAARTIDIPVGIHSENLTPSSRSAVAAYARDFKHENAAVIQIMVPSGAENESSAGYMAKQVRTELMRSGVKPGQIDMISYGAANASDAPVRLAYPRVEAKTLPCGTHPADLGQQKDNRSHFDFGCTTQANFAAMVANPQDLVQPRGWDARDSMRRATTTEKYRNGEASWSQDLGTSVGSSSEVSK is encoded by the coding sequence ATGTCCGACACACAACCGCACGCACTGTCTTCTGGCCGGTTGCTGAAAGCGGCCGCAATCGCCGCCTGTGCCTTGACGCTGGTTGCCTGCGACAGCAAACGTGAAATCACCGGTTCCGTGAGTGATGATTATCGCTTGCGCCATCCGATCACTTTGCAGCAAGCGGCTCGCACCATCGACATTCCGGTTGGAATTCATAGCGAAAATCTGACCCCATCCTCCCGGTCGGCTGTTGCCGCCTATGCTCGCGATTTCAAGCATGAAAATGCGGCCGTCATCCAGATCATGGTGCCATCCGGGGCCGAGAATGAAAGCAGCGCTGGCTACATGGCCAAGCAGGTGCGGACCGAATTGATGCGTTCCGGTGTCAAGCCAGGCCAGATCGACATGATCTCCTATGGTGCAGCCAATGCGAGCGATGCGCCGGTCCGCTTGGCCTATCCGCGCGTTGAGGCCAAAACCCTGCCTTGCGGCACGCATCCTGCGGATCTGGGGCAGCAGAAGGACAATCGCAGCCATTTCGATTTCGGGTGCACCACGCAGGCAAACTTCGCCGCCATGGTCGCCAATCCGCAGGATCTGGTGCAACCGCGTGGCTGGGATGCCCGCGACAGCATGCGCCGAGCCACGACCACCGAAAAATATCGCAACGGCGAAGCCTCCTGGTCACAAGATCTGGGGACCTCCGTTGGATCGAGTTCAGAGGTTAGCAAATGA
- a CDS encoding HAD family hydrolase → MTKNPTIVVFDIGNVLIRWDMHFLYESFFPDRAATQAFIDETGLADWNLQQDMGRDWKEAEDDLIGQFPHYEQEIRAFRARWHDTVPGVIAGTVLIKERLEEQGVPLYAITNFAADTFAEAQARFPTLKAFRDIVISGDEKVIKPDPVIYQRLLERNGLEAADCLFIDDSEKNVDGARAVGMHAHHFRSPYWLAEDLKRHGFAM, encoded by the coding sequence ATGACCAAGAATCCGACTATTGTGGTTTTCGACATCGGCAATGTATTGATCCGATGGGATATGCATTTTCTCTATGAATCCTTTTTCCCCGACCGGGCGGCGACCCAGGCCTTCATTGATGAGACCGGGCTGGCAGACTGGAATTTGCAGCAGGATATGGGCCGCGACTGGAAAGAAGCGGAAGACGACCTGATCGGACAGTTTCCTCATTATGAGCAGGAAATTCGTGCCTTTCGCGCCCGCTGGCATGACACGGTGCCGGGGGTCATTGCCGGGACCGTGTTGATCAAGGAACGGCTGGAAGAGCAGGGCGTGCCGCTTTACGCAATCACCAATTTTGCAGCTGACACCTTCGCCGAGGCACAAGCGCGTTTCCCGACGCTCAAAGCCTTTCGCGATATTGTCATTTCCGGGGACGAGAAGGTCATCAAGCCTGATCCGGTCATTTATCAGCGTTTGCTGGAGCGCAATGGCCTTGAGGCTGCTGACTGCCTGTTCATTGATGATAGCGAGAAGAATGTGGATGGCGCACGGGCCGTTGGCATGCACGCCCATCATTTCCGCAGCCCCTATTGGCTGGCAGAAGATCTCAAACGCCATGGCTTTGCCATGTGA
- a CDS encoding TadE/TadG family type IV pilus assembly protein gives MVSNSRFGRLRAQIGQGVRRFFCTDESGATAVEFAILAVPFIITIGLSLFFGYIYVMTISLEDAVSEMGRQIRVGKIDAQGITKTGFKALVCDEVVFSKDNCLDNLVLDVHSAPDLKDVSQDKPFTNGLPDKTKEKYKPGEGSDYVIVSAYLPATEYVTLLNSFSSFPNKELILTARTVFRNEPF, from the coding sequence ATGGTCAGCAATAGCCGCTTTGGCAGACTGCGCGCCCAGATCGGGCAAGGTGTCCGGCGATTCTTCTGCACAGATGAGTCCGGTGCAACGGCTGTTGAATTTGCCATTCTCGCCGTCCCCTTCATCATCACCATCGGCCTTAGCCTGTTTTTCGGTTACATCTATGTGATGACCATTTCGCTGGAGGATGCGGTCAGCGAAATGGGGCGCCAGATCCGGGTGGGCAAGATCGACGCGCAAGGGATCACCAAAACCGGTTTCAAGGCGCTGGTCTGTGACGAGGTTGTGTTCAGCAAGGACAATTGCCTGGACAATCTGGTTCTGGATGTTCACAGCGCTCCGGACCTCAAGGATGTGTCTCAAGACAAACCATTTACCAACGGCCTGCCGGACAAGACCAAAGAAAAATACAAACCGGGCGAGGGCAGCGACTATGTCATTGTCTCTGCCTATCTGCCGGCAACAGAATATGTGACGCTTCTGAACTCCTTCAGTTCCTTTCCCAACAAGGAACTCATCCTGACGGCCCGGACCGTGTTCCGCAATGAGCCCTTCTAG